From a single Rhodococcus qingshengii JCM 15477 genomic region:
- a CDS encoding bifunctional lysylphosphatidylglycerol flippase/synthetase MprF — protein MAEQSQTPTPQTDQGAPGASNRASRFASDTLSVLRRVPFTASVVLTITVVGIATGALWNHVRTYSWFNDIAYGVPALQEGKWWTLVTGWFFGLTPGQYVSIIVVFAFAVGWCEWRLGTKNAAIVTISGQLAGELGASLLLWAGSHTDWDWARNLATHRDVGVTTAIIAALAATTATLRSPWRMRVRAILCAYIAIAFLFEGRLADVQHLIAVAIFLPVGEKFFGDGERGFIPRTRREIRLLGFIGLLLIGVVEIAVWLFPGSGPFGPTEAETGSGWTALIDVVIVALIADQLRRGRRWAWWVAVVFGSLTVLATALVLVSVIFFDYESAGAVTVGTALLWLLELILLIKGRHAFHVPMRRKIRGGPLSGNDPRAAARELLKRHGGGTMSWMTTWDGNSYYFGESGESVVAFQRHVGVVVVLADPIASPDRLAAAVDEFTTMSEANGLTPCLFSVGKETADAATRRGWRTVQVAEDTIVDLPELQFTGKSWQDIRSALNKAKKDDITFRMTTLADEPFSVLAQVRAISEEWVGDKGLPEMGFTLGSVEEALDRDVRVGLAVDPTGSIHGVTSWLPVYGEGGVVQGWTLDVMRRRPDGFRPVVEFLIASSALEFKEQGAQFVSLSGAPLARSDDGADAASMDRLLDMLGAAMEPLYGFRSLHAFKKKFKPRYEPVFLCFRDEADLPRIGIALTRAYLPDATAPQLIKLATSKS, from the coding sequence ATGGCTGAGCAGTCCCAGACCCCCACCCCGCAGACCGACCAGGGCGCGCCGGGCGCGTCGAATCGGGCCTCTCGCTTTGCTTCCGACACGCTGAGCGTCCTGCGGCGTGTGCCGTTCACCGCGAGCGTCGTGCTCACCATCACCGTCGTCGGGATCGCGACCGGCGCCCTGTGGAATCACGTCCGTACCTATTCGTGGTTCAACGACATCGCCTACGGAGTTCCTGCCTTGCAGGAAGGCAAGTGGTGGACTCTCGTCACGGGGTGGTTCTTCGGATTGACGCCGGGTCAGTATGTTTCGATCATCGTCGTTTTTGCCTTCGCGGTCGGCTGGTGCGAATGGCGCCTGGGAACCAAGAACGCGGCCATCGTCACGATCAGCGGTCAGTTGGCGGGCGAACTCGGTGCATCGCTCCTCCTCTGGGCGGGCAGCCACACCGACTGGGATTGGGCTCGCAACCTCGCCACCCACCGCGACGTCGGCGTGACCACCGCAATCATCGCCGCACTCGCCGCGACCACGGCAACACTCCGCTCGCCCTGGCGAATGCGAGTGCGCGCCATTCTGTGCGCGTACATTGCGATCGCGTTCCTCTTCGAAGGCCGCCTCGCCGACGTGCAGCACCTCATCGCGGTCGCGATATTCCTGCCGGTGGGCGAGAAGTTCTTCGGCGACGGAGAGCGCGGGTTCATCCCCCGAACGCGACGCGAGATCCGCCTGCTCGGATTCATCGGCCTGCTCCTGATCGGCGTGGTCGAGATCGCCGTCTGGCTGTTCCCCGGAAGCGGACCGTTCGGGCCGACGGAAGCCGAAACCGGTTCGGGCTGGACGGCATTGATCGACGTGGTCATCGTTGCCCTGATCGCGGACCAGTTGCGACGAGGTCGCCGCTGGGCCTGGTGGGTTGCCGTGGTGTTCGGTTCACTGACGGTTTTGGCCACCGCCCTCGTCCTCGTCTCGGTCATCTTCTTCGACTACGAGAGCGCCGGCGCCGTCACGGTCGGTACCGCGCTGCTCTGGCTTCTCGAACTCATCTTGTTGATCAAGGGCCGCCACGCTTTTCACGTACCGATGCGGCGCAAGATTCGAGGCGGGCCGTTGTCCGGGAACGATCCGCGCGCCGCCGCTCGGGAACTACTCAAACGACACGGCGGCGGAACCATGTCGTGGATGACGACGTGGGACGGCAACAGTTACTACTTCGGCGAGTCGGGTGAGAGCGTCGTTGCATTCCAACGGCATGTCGGTGTCGTCGTGGTCCTGGCCGATCCGATAGCGAGCCCCGACCGACTTGCCGCAGCGGTCGACGAATTCACGACGATGTCCGAAGCCAACGGCCTCACTCCCTGCTTGTTCTCCGTGGGGAAGGAGACAGCCGACGCCGCCACCCGGCGTGGCTGGCGCACCGTTCAGGTCGCCGAAGACACGATCGTCGACCTACCAGAACTGCAGTTCACCGGTAAATCCTGGCAGGACATCCGCTCGGCGCTCAACAAGGCCAAGAAGGACGACATCACCTTCCGGATGACAACATTGGCCGACGAGCCGTTCTCCGTATTGGCTCAGGTGCGCGCCATCTCCGAGGAATGGGTGGGCGACAAGGGGCTACCCGAGATGGGGTTCACCCTCGGAAGCGTCGAGGAGGCGCTCGACCGCGACGTCCGGGTCGGCTTGGCCGTCGACCCGACCGGAAGCATTCACGGCGTCACCTCGTGGTTGCCGGTGTACGGCGAAGGCGGCGTGGTTCAGGGTTGGACACTCGACGTCATGCGTCGACGTCCCGACGGGTTCCGTCCGGTGGTCGAGTTCCTCATCGCATCGTCGGCCCTCGAGTTCAAAGAACAAGGTGCCCAATTCGTCTCACTGTCCGGAGCACCGCTCGCCCGCAGCGACGACGGCGCCGACGCCGCATCGATGGACCGCCTGCTGGACATGCTCGGAGCCGCGATGGAACCGCTCTACGGCTTCCGGTCTCTTCACGCGTTCAAGAAGAAGTTCAAGCCGAGGTACGAACCCGTTTTCCTGTGTTTCCGCGACGAGGCCGACCTGCCTCGGATCGGAATCGCACTGACGCGTGCCTACCTGCCCGACGCAACGGCTCCTCAGCTGATCAAGCTCGCCACCAGCAAGAGTTGA
- a CDS encoding DUF2254 family protein produces MRSWFEHTVVDTGRLPLFFLLLAFVLTFLFIRFSVRMIRAEVSWWPGNVTPGGMHIHHMVFGLMMMLVSGFAFIALADYHTPIANCVLASVFGIGSALVLDEYALVLHLRDVYWAEEGRSSIDAVFVAIAISFLFLLGVHPIGFAGEFDPYEQDRSLATLIGVVVAIVIQLGLAVITLMKGKLWTGLIGLFFTPLLLIGAIRLSRPGAPWARSRYRDKPAKMSRAVAREQRYREPMIHAKIYVQETVSGSFGSTPPPPPPLPVVDTTTPTSKVGLSRRLSDRIRWRRTRRRLRTVPVWRLPVILVVLSVVTANILVGIDGDLVSDGDVGTISEGVDAGATATLLSVIAGGMITLTGLVFTAITLAMQFGASQISVRVVPMLAQQRVMRWSIGMFLATFVFSLIIALDLALDSENSSPTISTAIALLLALASAILFIALVAKVGSILNSSRLLRWIAAQGRSATIRAYPLYEDLPSGAPKPSQPLPLPQSRESENSESADALVIRLRHLSPDGRILLAIDLARLQRLAGRWDVSVEVVPSIGEFVAQNAPLFEVRGPSLKVRPDTLMSCLIFGDTHSPVVSPGAALQSIVDIALKALSPAINDPGRAVQALDHIEDLLVLLAPRVRFDTSTSDLTLIRGQQRTWTDYVSVATDEIRHFSTNSAQVQRRLRAVFATLLEACPPDQHPPLLERVDALDAQLTREWTGALDLRLASVADPQGLGSEAGATGRIHPLIIGSSELPDDRSSGQTESRSQPT; encoded by the coding sequence GTGCGGTCCTGGTTCGAGCACACGGTCGTCGACACCGGCAGGCTCCCGCTGTTCTTCCTCCTACTCGCCTTTGTCCTGACGTTCCTGTTCATCCGCTTCAGCGTCCGGATGATCCGGGCCGAGGTCTCGTGGTGGCCAGGCAATGTCACGCCCGGTGGAATGCACATCCACCACATGGTTTTCGGTTTGATGATGATGCTCGTGTCCGGCTTCGCCTTCATCGCTCTGGCCGACTATCACACCCCGATCGCCAATTGTGTTCTCGCGTCGGTGTTCGGTATCGGCAGCGCGTTGGTCCTCGACGAGTACGCGCTCGTGTTGCATCTGCGCGATGTCTACTGGGCCGAGGAGGGTCGCTCGTCCATCGACGCGGTGTTCGTTGCCATCGCGATCTCGTTCCTTTTCCTTCTCGGGGTCCACCCGATCGGGTTCGCGGGAGAGTTCGACCCGTACGAGCAGGACCGTAGCCTGGCGACGTTGATCGGCGTTGTCGTCGCGATCGTCATCCAACTCGGACTCGCCGTGATCACGTTGATGAAGGGCAAACTCTGGACCGGCTTGATCGGGCTGTTCTTCACCCCACTTCTGTTGATCGGAGCAATTCGGTTGAGTCGCCCGGGTGCCCCGTGGGCGCGCTCGCGTTACCGCGACAAGCCGGCGAAGATGAGCCGGGCAGTGGCCCGTGAACAGCGTTATCGCGAGCCGATGATCCACGCGAAGATCTACGTTCAGGAAACGGTGTCGGGAAGTTTCGGTTCCACTCCCCCGCCCCCACCACCGCTCCCCGTCGTCGACACCACAACCCCCACGTCGAAGGTCGGATTGTCGCGGCGGCTCTCGGACAGAATTCGCTGGCGTCGAACTCGCCGACGACTACGAACAGTCCCCGTCTGGCGTCTCCCCGTGATCCTCGTCGTCCTGTCCGTCGTCACCGCGAACATCCTCGTCGGGATCGACGGAGACCTGGTCAGCGACGGCGACGTCGGTACCATTTCCGAGGGCGTCGACGCCGGGGCCACCGCGACGCTGCTCAGCGTCATCGCCGGCGGGATGATCACTCTCACCGGTCTGGTGTTCACCGCCATCACCCTCGCAATGCAGTTCGGCGCCTCGCAGATTTCGGTGCGGGTGGTCCCGATGCTTGCGCAACAGCGAGTGATGCGGTGGTCGATCGGCATGTTTCTGGCCACGTTCGTCTTCTCCTTGATCATTGCGCTCGATCTGGCGCTCGATTCGGAGAATTCCTCACCGACCATCTCCACGGCGATCGCACTGCTTCTGGCATTGGCCAGTGCGATCCTGTTCATCGCGTTGGTGGCGAAGGTCGGGTCGATTCTCAATTCCAGTCGGTTGCTGCGTTGGATAGCGGCCCAGGGCCGGAGCGCGACGATTCGTGCCTATCCGCTGTACGAGGACTTACCCTCGGGCGCACCGAAACCCAGTCAGCCGCTCCCCCTACCCCAATCGCGCGAGTCCGAGAACTCCGAGAGCGCCGACGCACTGGTGATTCGCCTGCGCCACCTCTCACCCGACGGCCGGATTCTGCTGGCGATCGATCTCGCACGACTGCAGCGGTTGGCCGGCCGCTGGGACGTCTCGGTCGAAGTCGTCCCCAGCATCGGCGAGTTCGTCGCCCAGAACGCGCCCCTCTTCGAGGTACGCGGACCCTCGCTGAAGGTACGCCCGGACACCTTGATGTCGTGCTTGATCTTCGGTGACACGCACAGCCCGGTCGTCAGCCCCGGTGCAGCGCTGCAGTCGATCGTGGACATCGCGCTCAAGGCACTGTCACCCGCCATCAACGACCCCGGCCGAGCCGTCCAGGCACTCGACCACATCGAAGATCTTCTGGTACTTCTCGCCCCGCGGGTCCGCTTCGACACATCAACCTCGGATCTCACGCTGATCAGGGGGCAGCAACGCACCTGGACCGATTACGTGTCCGTCGCCACCGACGAGATCCGGCACTTCAGTACCAATTCCGCGCAGGTCCAGCGCCGTCTACGCGCGGTATTCGCGACCTTGCTCGAAGCCTGCCCGCCGGACCAGCACCCTCCGCTACTCGAGCGCGTCGACGCACTCGATGCGCAATTGACCCGAGAATGGACCGGCGCACTCGACCTTCGGCTCGCGAGTGTGGCGGATCCGCAGGGATTGGGCTCCGAAGCCGGGGCGACCGGAAGAATTCACCCGCTGATCATCGGGTCTTCGGAACTTCCGGACGATCGTTCATCCGGGCAGACCGAGTCGCGTTCCCAGCCAACCTAA
- a CDS encoding alpha/beta hydrolase yields MHTITDLSLVTGPVPPVVTVLGILALLWLIFSRSRRHVLISIPVCIVAAIAITLVLYWLIEKVWRPFPDPIARPVYVWIGLGILGVLLGVSRVFAATRIDGRVLTVVSVLLVVVSSAAHVNLQFQSYPTLGTALGLSDAEKVSLADLDDGKDGAVPVSQWKAPADMPSAGKVSTVTIAGTVSGFSARDAEIYLPPAYFTNPRPELPVLVLLAGQPGAPEDWLQGGRLVQTMDTYAAAHSGLAPVVVVADGTGSELANPLCVDSQLGNVATYLSRDVPDWVRGNLQVDPDPRKWAIGGLSYGGTCAFQMATNFPAVYPTFLDLSGQIEPTLGDRKQTVDAAFGGNDAAFVAVNPQDLLREKKFPDSAGVFVVGKQDNDYRPGLQTLYEAAKAAGMDVQYAEVDGGHSFQVWSAGLASQLGWLGTRLGLPG; encoded by the coding sequence GTGCACACGATCACGGATCTGTCGCTGGTCACGGGCCCGGTTCCGCCCGTGGTGACGGTGCTCGGAATTCTGGCACTTCTGTGGCTGATCTTCTCGAGATCGAGGCGTCACGTCCTGATTTCGATTCCGGTCTGCATCGTCGCGGCAATCGCGATCACTCTCGTGCTGTACTGGCTGATCGAGAAGGTGTGGCGCCCGTTCCCCGATCCGATTGCCCGTCCGGTCTACGTGTGGATCGGGTTGGGCATTCTCGGCGTGCTGCTGGGTGTTTCGCGGGTATTTGCGGCGACGCGGATCGACGGTCGCGTGCTCACCGTGGTCTCCGTGCTCCTGGTGGTCGTGTCGAGCGCGGCTCACGTGAATCTGCAGTTCCAGTCGTATCCGACGTTGGGAACAGCGCTGGGACTCTCGGACGCGGAGAAGGTTTCACTCGCAGACCTGGACGACGGCAAGGACGGGGCGGTACCGGTTTCGCAATGGAAGGCTCCCGCGGACATGCCGTCGGCGGGCAAGGTCAGCACGGTCACGATTGCGGGGACGGTCTCCGGATTCAGCGCCCGCGACGCCGAGATCTACCTACCGCCCGCGTATTTCACCAACCCGCGACCGGAGTTGCCCGTGTTGGTCCTGCTTGCCGGCCAACCAGGCGCGCCCGAGGACTGGCTACAGGGCGGACGTCTCGTCCAGACCATGGACACCTACGCCGCTGCGCATTCGGGCTTGGCTCCCGTTGTCGTCGTTGCTGACGGGACCGGGTCGGAACTGGCGAATCCGCTCTGCGTCGATTCTCAACTCGGGAACGTCGCAACGTACCTTTCGCGCGATGTTCCCGACTGGGTGCGCGGGAACCTCCAGGTGGATCCCGACCCGAGGAAGTGGGCGATCGGGGGACTTTCCTACGGCGGTACCTGCGCGTTCCAGATGGCAACGAACTTCCCCGCGGTGTATCCGACGTTCCTGGATCTGTCCGGTCAGATCGAACCCACACTCGGCGATCGCAAGCAGACGGTCGATGCAGCGTTCGGCGGCAATGACGCCGCGTTCGTGGCAGTGAATCCGCAGGATCTGCTCCGGGAGAAGAAGTTCCCCGACAGCGCCGGGGTGTTCGTGGTCGGCAAACAGGACAACGACTACCGCCCAGGTCTTCAAACGCTCTACGAAGCCGCAAAGGCCGCAGGGATGGACGTCCAGTACGCCGAGGTCGACGGAGGGCACAGCTTCCAGGTGTGGTCGGCTGGATTGGCGAGTCAATTAGGTTGGCTGGGAACGCGACTCGGTCTGCCCGGATGA
- the pepN gene encoding aminopeptidase N, whose protein sequence is MSTANLNRSEVAERSRAISVAGYRVELDLRSAVDSAVKTFSTVTTIDLTSSVESTWLDFIGAAVDSVDVDGASIPVEYDGSRIVLRGLGGSNVVRVASHGNYSRSGEGLHRFVDDADDQTYLYTQYEPADARRVFACFEQPDLKAPFTFEVTAPDGWEVLSNQPATQTLSVDGAQRVTFAPTLPISTYITAIAAGPYHRVASSWSRGELTVELGALCRASLAPHLDADNVFDITRQGLDFYAEYFDYPYPFGKYDQIFVPEYNLGAMENPGLVTFTEAYVFRGSATDEQHQRRANTILHEMAHMWFGDLVTMVWWDDLWLKESFADFMGSLVSAEATRFTDAWVAFAIKRKAWAYLQDQLPTTHPIVADIVDLEAAKLNFDGITYAKGASVLKQLVAFVGRDAFFEAARRYFKAHAFGNTTLVDLLDVLAETSGRDVREWARIWLQTTGVSTLSLDGTDLVQTDPKPHRLAVGIYDYNESGDLVRTERVELDITESRTSVDLPPGALTLLNDEDLTYAKVRLDAESLSTVEASLDRVSDPLARGMIWSSLWNSVRDAQLSVFRYLDMVERFAPAETDLAILSSILTDAQYAVLHYVPKSLRPNVSAGWLETTWKAVFEAEPESGRQLAWARALSAAAAVNDARADEVRSILDGTCPGPVGLALDPDLRWALWIALSATGHASVSDFDGELSKDSTSAGRTAYVRAAASIPDAETKAAAWASATTDGSLSNDRLDATIAGFRSGTDPSLIEGYAAEYFSSLGKWWSERSIEIARRLVNGLFPAAEDTSAVDSWIQANAEAPASLRRLVLERRDHLARDLRAQASNAVI, encoded by the coding sequence GTGAGTACTGCGAACCTGAATCGAAGCGAAGTCGCCGAACGATCTCGAGCCATCTCCGTCGCCGGTTACCGGGTGGAGTTGGATCTGCGATCGGCGGTCGACTCCGCCGTGAAGACCTTTTCGACGGTCACGACAATTGATCTGACGTCCTCGGTGGAGTCCACGTGGCTCGATTTCATCGGTGCTGCAGTCGATTCCGTGGACGTCGACGGTGCGTCGATTCCGGTGGAGTACGACGGATCCCGGATCGTGCTGCGCGGACTCGGCGGATCGAACGTCGTTCGGGTGGCATCTCACGGCAACTACAGCCGTTCCGGTGAAGGGCTGCACCGATTTGTCGACGACGCTGACGATCAGACGTATCTGTACACGCAATACGAGCCCGCCGATGCCAGGCGTGTTTTCGCCTGCTTCGAGCAGCCGGACCTCAAGGCGCCCTTCACATTCGAGGTGACAGCACCTGACGGCTGGGAAGTCCTGTCGAATCAGCCCGCGACCCAGACTCTCTCCGTGGACGGTGCACAACGCGTCACTTTCGCCCCGACGCTGCCGATCTCGACCTACATCACCGCGATCGCGGCCGGGCCGTATCACCGCGTGGCGTCGTCGTGGAGTCGCGGCGAACTCACTGTCGAGTTGGGTGCGCTGTGCCGGGCGTCGTTGGCTCCACACCTCGATGCAGACAACGTTTTCGACATCACCCGTCAGGGGTTGGACTTCTACGCCGAGTACTTCGACTATCCGTATCCGTTCGGCAAGTACGACCAGATCTTTGTCCCCGAGTACAACCTCGGCGCCATGGAGAACCCGGGACTGGTGACCTTCACCGAGGCATACGTGTTCCGCGGCTCCGCAACCGACGAGCAGCATCAGCGCCGCGCCAACACGATCCTGCACGAAATGGCGCACATGTGGTTCGGCGATCTCGTGACCATGGTCTGGTGGGACGACCTGTGGCTCAAGGAATCTTTTGCCGATTTCATGGGATCGCTGGTCAGCGCCGAAGCCACTCGCTTCACCGATGCCTGGGTAGCATTTGCCATCAAGCGGAAGGCGTGGGCGTACCTCCAAGATCAGCTGCCGACCACGCATCCTATCGTCGCCGACATCGTCGATCTCGAAGCTGCGAAGCTGAACTTCGACGGAATCACCTACGCCAAGGGCGCCAGTGTCCTCAAGCAACTCGTGGCGTTCGTCGGCCGTGACGCGTTCTTCGAAGCGGCACGACGGTACTTCAAGGCCCACGCCTTCGGGAACACCACGCTGGTTGATCTGCTCGACGTGCTCGCGGAGACTTCCGGACGTGATGTGCGCGAATGGGCCCGAATCTGGTTGCAGACCACCGGAGTGTCCACGCTGTCGCTCGACGGAACAGACCTGGTCCAGACGGACCCGAAGCCGCATCGGCTCGCAGTCGGAATCTACGACTACAACGAGTCCGGAGACCTTGTTCGCACCGAACGCGTCGAACTCGACATCACCGAATCACGCACGTCGGTCGACCTTCCGCCCGGAGCACTTACACTGCTCAACGACGAAGACCTCACCTACGCCAAGGTGCGATTGGACGCGGAATCTCTGTCCACTGTCGAGGCATCCCTGGACCGCGTGAGCGATCCGCTTGCGCGCGGGATGATCTGGTCGTCGCTGTGGAACTCGGTGCGTGATGCGCAGCTCTCGGTGTTCCGGTACCTCGACATGGTGGAACGATTCGCTCCCGCGGAGACAGATCTTGCGATTCTCAGCTCGATCCTGACCGATGCCCAATACGCGGTTCTTCACTACGTTCCGAAAAGCTTGCGGCCCAATGTAAGTGCAGGCTGGTTGGAAACGACCTGGAAGGCGGTGTTCGAAGCCGAACCGGAGTCCGGAAGACAGCTGGCATGGGCACGGGCTCTGTCGGCCGCTGCAGCGGTCAACGATGCTCGCGCCGACGAGGTGCGGTCGATACTCGACGGCACCTGCCCGGGGCCGGTCGGACTGGCTCTCGATCCTGATCTGCGGTGGGCATTGTGGATCGCCCTGTCGGCGACCGGCCATGCGAGTGTGAGCGACTTCGATGGTGAGCTGAGCAAGGACAGCACGTCAGCGGGTCGAACGGCGTACGTCCGCGCCGCGGCGTCGATTCCCGATGCCGAGACCAAGGCGGCTGCCTGGGCGTCGGCGACCACTGACGGCTCACTCTCGAACGACCGCCTGGATGCGACGATCGCCGGATTCCGTTCGGGCACGGACCCGTCGTTGATCGAGGGATATGCGGCAGAGTACTTCTCGTCCCTGGGGAAGTGGTGGTCCGAACGCAGCATCGAGATCGCCCGACGGTTGGTGAACGGACTCTTCCCGGCAGCTGAAGACACCTCTGCTGTCGATTCCTGGATCCAGGCCAATGCGGAGGCGCCCGCGTCGCTGCGGAGGCTTGTTCTCGAGCGTCGGGATCACCTGGCCCGAGACCTACGTGCCCAGGCGTCGAACGCGGTGATCTGA
- the thiD gene encoding bifunctional hydroxymethylpyrimidine kinase/phosphomethylpyrimidine kinase, whose amino-acid sequence MVDLAYVIAGSEATGGAGLQVDLKTFQALDVYGVATTTCIVSFDPKNNWGHRFVPIAPDVIADQIEAATAAHDLDVVKIGMLGTPATIEVVAEGLRRQSWRHVVLDPVLICKGQEPGAALDTDTALRDSILPLATVVTPNLFEARTLAGMDSIESVDDLIEAARRIHDLGPKYVLAKGGVELAGGDAVDVLFDGTDVTVLSAPKVGEERVSGAGCTLAAAVTAELAKGADVGEAVALAKKFVTAGIEGRVSAHTPFDTVWQGAFKG is encoded by the coding sequence GTGGTTGACCTCGCCTATGTCATCGCTGGGTCCGAAGCGACTGGCGGTGCCGGCCTGCAGGTCGACCTGAAGACGTTCCAGGCATTGGACGTCTACGGCGTAGCGACCACCACATGTATCGTCTCGTTCGATCCCAAGAACAACTGGGGTCATCGCTTCGTACCGATCGCTCCTGACGTGATCGCTGATCAGATCGAGGCTGCCACTGCGGCTCACGATCTGGACGTCGTCAAGATCGGCATGTTGGGCACGCCCGCCACCATCGAGGTTGTGGCAGAGGGCCTGCGTCGGCAGTCCTGGCGCCACGTCGTCCTCGACCCGGTCCTGATCTGCAAGGGCCAGGAGCCCGGCGCGGCTCTCGATACTGATACAGCACTTCGTGATTCGATCCTCCCGCTCGCCACCGTCGTCACACCCAACCTGTTCGAGGCACGCACCCTCGCCGGAATGGACAGCATCGAAAGCGTCGACGACCTCATCGAGGCCGCACGTCGTATCCATGATCTCGGACCCAAGTACGTGCTCGCAAAGGGCGGTGTCGAACTCGCCGGTGGCGACGCCGTCGACGTGTTGTTCGACGGGACCGACGTGACTGTTCTCTCCGCCCCCAAGGTCGGCGAAGAGCGCGTCTCGGGTGCCGGTTGCACGCTGGCCGCCGCAGTGACCGCGGAGCTGGCAAAAGGCGCCGACGTGGGAGAAGCCGTCGCTCTGGCAAAGAAGTTCGTCACGGCGGGCATCGAAGGCCGCGTCTCGGCGCACACGCCGTTCGACACCGTCTGGCAGGGCGCGTTCAAGGGATAG
- a CDS encoding class F sortase, producing the protein MTAAPGSTASRTWAAAVVATMLLIGGCSDDGDSPTRVLATGQQDLPPAVRAAVDGPDVPTTLRTGNSTADILPIKTTTDGSLIPPEDVSEIGWWADSAFPGSGAGTVVITGHINDIYQGDGFGKKFSTLEIGSVVTVAGAGGQTWNYRIDAVDHYSKDGELPVERLNSLDGPETLALITCGGEFVGPPFGYEDNDVAWGTPVPA; encoded by the coding sequence GTGACAGCGGCACCTGGATCCACGGCCAGCCGAACGTGGGCCGCTGCAGTAGTGGCGACAATGCTCTTGATCGGCGGATGTTCCGACGACGGTGACTCGCCGACCCGCGTCCTCGCGACCGGCCAACAAGATTTGCCGCCGGCAGTTCGCGCCGCAGTCGACGGTCCGGATGTCCCGACCACGCTGCGCACAGGCAACAGCACCGCTGACATCCTGCCGATCAAGACGACGACGGACGGCTCGCTCATTCCGCCCGAGGATGTCAGTGAGATCGGATGGTGGGCAGATTCGGCATTTCCCGGCTCCGGCGCGGGCACTGTGGTGATCACCGGACACATCAACGACATCTATCAGGGTGACGGTTTCGGAAAGAAGTTCTCGACACTGGAAATCGGCTCGGTCGTGACCGTGGCGGGCGCCGGGGGACAGACCTGGAACTACCGTATCGATGCGGTCGATCACTACAGCAAGGACGGCGAGCTGCCGGTCGAGCGATTGAACAGCCTCGACGGACCCGAAACCCTCGCGCTGATCACCTGCGGCGGCGAGTTCGTCGGTCCGCCGTTCGGATACGAGGACAACGACGTCGCGTGGGGAACTCCGGTGCCCGCATAG
- a CDS encoding DUF7144 family membrane protein, with the protein MSDTTSVKQGFAVGTSIGAAVILVTVGIVQFFQGLAAVAENEVFVVGIDYVYQFDLTTWGWIHLVLGALVALVGLALFTGAAWARVSAVVICAISIIANFLWLPYYPWWSTLIIALNIVVIWAVSTWKPTQTTHAAAHAPSTPTRSA; encoded by the coding sequence ATGTCGGATACAACGTCAGTCAAGCAGGGTTTCGCGGTAGGAACATCGATCGGGGCAGCCGTCATCTTGGTGACGGTCGGCATCGTGCAGTTCTTCCAGGGACTCGCTGCCGTCGCCGAAAACGAAGTGTTCGTAGTCGGGATCGACTACGTCTATCAGTTCGACCTGACGACGTGGGGTTGGATCCATCTCGTGTTGGGCGCGCTCGTCGCTCTCGTCGGGCTTGCACTGTTCACCGGAGCGGCCTGGGCGCGGGTGTCGGCAGTGGTGATCTGCGCGATCTCGATCATCGCGAACTTCTTGTGGCTGCCGTACTACCCCTGGTGGTCGACTCTCATCATCGCGCTGAACATCGTCGTGATCTGGGCTGTGTCGACATGGAAGCCCACCCAGACGACGCACGCCGCTGCGCATGCACCGTCAACGCCGACTCGATCTGCTTGA
- a CDS encoding class II glutamine amidotransferase: MAYSGEPILAHDLLFRPQHSLIDQSLHSQLGATTTNGDGFGIGWYGEGPQPAVFKSIEPAWNDSNLREVTSQLRTPLLFAHIRASTGTAVQRSNCHPFRHRRWLWMHNGSLHGFHDMKRELVTAIDPSLFPDLEGSTDSETLFFLALTFGLTDDPFEGVARAVGFVEHTARSQGIDNPVQMTVATSDGISTWIFRYSSEHQSRSLFFSTEISTLRKLHPEVDALHHLSEETRIVVSEPLRDLPGAWNEVPESAAGVIRPGRDEMRSFVPIPPA, encoded by the coding sequence ATGGCGTATTCCGGAGAGCCGATACTGGCCCATGACTTGCTGTTCAGGCCACAGCACTCGCTGATCGACCAGAGCCTGCATTCTCAACTCGGGGCCACGACGACAAATGGCGACGGCTTCGGAATCGGCTGGTACGGGGAAGGCCCCCAACCGGCAGTTTTCAAGAGCATCGAACCCGCGTGGAACGACTCGAACCTGCGCGAGGTCACCTCCCAATTGCGCACCCCTCTGCTGTTCGCTCACATCCGCGCCTCGACGGGAACTGCAGTGCAGCGCAGCAACTGTCACCCGTTCCGGCACCGGCGGTGGTTGTGGATGCACAACGGTTCACTACACGGATTCCACGACATGAAACGGGAATTGGTGACTGCCATTGATCCGTCGCTCTTTCCGGATCTCGAAGGATCGACGGACTCGGAAACTCTGTTCTTCCTCGCGCTGACGTTCGGCCTGACCGACGATCCGTTCGAAGGTGTCGCGAGGGCCGTCGGATTCGTCGAGCACACGGCTCGCTCTCAGGGAATCGACAATCCGGTTCAGATGACCGTCGCCACGTCGGATGGCATCTCCACCTGGATCTTTCGCTATTCCAGCGAGCACCAGTCGAGGTCGTTGTTCTTCTCCACCGAGATTTCCACGCTGCGCAAGCTCCATCCAGAGGTGGATGCCCTGCACCATCTGAGTGAGGAGACCCGAATCGTCGTCTCCGAGCCTCTACGTGACCTTCCCGGCGCCTGGAACGAGGTTCCCGAATCCGCCGCAGGCGTCATCCGGCCCGGACGGGACGAGATGCGGAGCTTTGTGCCGATCCCACCAGCCTGA